ctcattttagagtcatcagtgaaaaaataaattcaaataaactcAACACATCCAAACCATTTAATTTAGTTCATTTCAAAGGTACaagataatgaatattttaaaattatactggGTAAAATGTctagagatctttttttttggcgggggggggtggttaatgatagcaggaataaaatgaaacttcTAGAGCAAATCAAAGGCAGCCTAACATTGTGATTATATAACCCTTTCCTAAAAAAATGAGATGCCAGAGTCCTACTCTCAGATTTTCTAATTGTCCAGGCCTAGGTTGAGGTTGAACAGCACTGTTTTTAAAAGGCTCCATGGgtgcttgcttcggcagcacatatactaaaactggAACTATagagagaagattagcatggcccctgcgcaaggatgacacgcaaattcgtgaagcgttccatatttaaaaaaaaaaaaaaaaaaaaaaaaggctccataggtgattctaatgcatacCCAGACCGAACTGAACTTTGGTGTCCAGCAAAGTGTAACAGTCAAGAGCACAGACCCTGGAGACAGACTCTCTGGTCTGGTTCTGCCACTTGGTAGCTCTGTAAACCTAcgcaaattatttaatttttctgtgcctcaggATAATTGCCTGTAATATATAATTAACCTACATCTACTTTACAGTTTTGATGTGAGCAATAAAATGAGTTACAATGTGTCGAGTACTTACAAAGTAATGCTTGGCACCACAGTAAAGGATTACAAATGTTTGCTATCATTTTCTATCAAGAAATACATCTTATAATGAATGGGGGAACATGACTGACTACAGGTTGGTAATTATTTAAGCAactttactaaaaaaattttaaatgcagttttaaaTTTGAGACTGGAGAATTAACATTATTTCTAATCTTAAGTAACTCTTAAGAAACTGACTAAGTTCTATTGTAGGTAATATAcatgaaacattttaaaggagaaatttagATATGTGTTAGCAAGTAATGATATTTTGGGAGAACTATATTAAATGTTAAAGGTGAGACTAAGAGATAAGAGACTACAACATATCGTGCAGTTTGTACTCAGTACATGTTTGTTAAATGCAGGAATGTTAGCTGGATGGGAAGTTAAGAAAGACCTTGTTTCGCTGtaaactagattaaaaaaaaattatctctggtTACTTACCAGGCTATACTCATAAAATTTTGTATCTAATTTTCTCCTACTTCTACTTAGAATCTGAAGTTCTGGATTAGCTATACAAAACACACAATTTTTGACAGTTTATTTTCAATAGGTactataaaaataagtatttttagcTCTTGGATATTCGAATTCAAGATTTTTCCCTTACAGTGAAAAATGAGTTCAAGATGAAGGTCACCATTTGTAATTAATTATAATGTGCAAATTTTCACATATGGTACTAATCTTGTGATTTACTCAAGAAGTCAATTTAATTAGTTCCTTGGGAAATATAAAAAGCTATGTCCAAAGGAATATTAAGTAAATGTTAAGTAAAAACAGCTGCTACCTTTGACTTAATGTCATTAAGGGATTCAGTAACCTGAATGGAAAATATTAATTCTGATTTGACCAGTAATCAATTCAAATGTTTTTGTAACTACAGGTTACCTGTAATTATGTATATCATTTTCAATACTCCaactaaatattattattttttattttaggtaaaaaTATGTTCATAGTTACTATAAATGAAAAGTTCAAACTAACATCAATTGACTGAAACCCCGGTGACAGGGCACATGGTCTAAATATGGTTTCTAATccatatttagaaatgaaaggagaagaaaggaaaggagaagaaagcaaaggaaaatatatCCAGAAAGGAAGAACTAAAAAATGAAGTACCCCTACTCCAAAGTCTGTCCTATGCTCTCAGCAGAAAAACCCTGATCCTAGACCTTATCAAACTCTGTGTTATGGCTTACAGAACCTTCCATAATCTGGCCTGCCTTCCCTCCACTTACTTTACTATACTCTCTCATATTCTGTTCTTGTCAAAGTGGCATCTTTTATTTCCTCAATAACACTATTTTCCTTCTAGCTTCTGAGCCTTATGTACCATTTTATCTAGAAAATTCCCTACACCTTTCTGGTTAATTTCTATTCAGGGAATCATTCATTTTCTGTCTTATAGATGACATTAAGTCCAACTGCTAAGTATTTTCATAACtccttgtgtttattttaaaactcattgtCTTCTATGATTACTGTTAGTTTGTGTCTTCCTCACTATACTGCATCATTTAggagaaagtatattttatttatcactgTATCTGAAATGATTAGCTAGAGTACATAGATCCTTGTATGCAGAATGTCTTTAATAAATACTCTAActgaagacaggaaggaaaggagggaaggaggaagaagaaaaggagaagggaaaaggaagggaaaggaggaagagaaggaagaagtaagggaaagaaacaataagaaaaagaagggaagggaaaggaggaagagaagaagaagggaaagaaacagaaggaatagGACAAAAAATGAAGGGAGGATAGATGGAAAGTCCATAGAAGTCTCTTATCCATAGAAGAGGAGTCTACTCTGATATCCCTTAGCACTTCTTACAGAATTTAGGATCACGGAAAGAATTCCAAAGTAAATACTACAAAAAAGTGGTAGTTACTGTGATTGCTGAGTGTGATCTCATTTTTGCTCTACTTTCTCACTAATCATAATTTTGGACACAGCCCTCATGGTCCCAAAACCCCTGGCCCTGGAAGATTCTAACACAACATTTTGTGACACACTGTAGCTCTCTGATTCCAAAatacctgtattttcttctatttctggcCTCCAAATTAATCTTGATTAAGCAAGTGAAAAATATTGTCAGTAACAAGTTTTCTGTTCACAGGTTAAAAACTGAGTAAGATCATGAACAATTATTTACTATGTGCCATTTTTCTTTAACACACaaaatcttatttaatccttccaacaacCCAAGAGATACTGCccacacatttttagaaaaagtcAGCAGAGAAAGAAACTCAGATTAAAACCTGGTGTAGTTCCAGAGGTCTGCTCTTGACCAACACTGCCTCTTTTGTCTACCTGATGGCAGTAAGACAAAGAAGATTCTGGATTCGAGAATACTGTCTGatgataaacatatttttagatGAGTTCTATTAACCATAATCTTCTACCTTGAGGCctacaaaaagaaacaatggtGACACACACTCCCCAAAAGTCAACAGGAATAATACCTGCTGTTGGGTTGTAAGGGAATGGCTATTCTAAGCTGTTATACTGTCACTACCTTCCAGGAAAGGGAAGcatctatgcttttttttccctattctcAGATAATACTCAACTCATCATCTCTCTGCTGGTCAATGCAATTAACTTTTGTGGGCCTGCTGTACTAAAAGTTAAATGCACTGATCTTTAAAGTGCCTGTATCACTTAGATAAAACTAAAGACAATCACAATGTGTGAACCTTATTTGCAGCctgatttaaataaacaaacttaaaaatttgatATTTATGAAGTAATCAGAAATCCAAACACTGAATATTTGAGGATATTAAGcaattcttgttttaaaaattatcatgacTGTAGTAGGGccatatttaaaataagagtaTCTTATTATACATgctaaaatgtttatgaaatatatGATACTATCCTAGGATGTGCTTCAGAATAATAATggtaaaaaggaaaagtgaagtgCATAGAGGTACAGATGAAACGAAACTGACCACAAGATGATGGTTCGTGAAACAAGGTATGGGTTCATTGTCTGCTtagtctatttttgtgtatgtctgggaaaagaaaaatacaaccatccccaccaaaaaagaaagaaaaaataaataaaaagtaaagagagaAGCTAATTTATGGAGGCTTTGCCTACTGGTGTTaatcattattcttttaaattgagGGTGTGTAAGATTGAATAAgttaatgaaaaagtaaaaaaaacaaaacaaaaaactgatctAGTATCCACGTAATTTGTCAATCTAAATGGTAAGTtgcatttaaattgttttccagatGTTTCATGTAATATTGATATGCCCCAAATAAGAATACATAATTGGAAGTATAATTCCACTCTTTCATTTTCTGGTGGGCTAGATCACTTAAGACATAGTACTTTGTATTTATAGTAAGTGCCCTCAGTCAACTATAAACACTCATCatattattttatgatatttatttagATCATCTGATCTAAAGATGGCATGTAATATGTAGTTATTTTAATCAAAGACAGATCAAACCACCTATTTACCTACCAAAAAAACTCACCATAGTTTATTAGTTGCCAacgaataaataaaagattttagaaGGAATCCTTGAGTTATACTGAAGAGGGATAGCATTAACCGCACTAAACCGAATCTGCAAAAATATTGCAATTTTTATACTGTGTTACATATTTTGAAGACCAATTTAAAAAGGGGAATGGTCAAGATATTTCTTAAAACCGCCACTGCTATAGCTGTTTTAATGcataagctttaaaaagagaaaatcctgtCATAGAAAgattaagataaaataagaaacagaagaaaacagtagTTTTAAATTAAGAAGAATGGAAAACCTTGAACTTCAAATTTCAATAATAAGACAGTAGTTAAGGCttgtaccaaaaacaaaaaacaaaacaaaaaactaaaaacctctaaatttaaaaaagtgatgcCAAAATAGGTTCTCTAGCCAAACCAAAAGGTATTTTCCATTCTGCTTTTCCATAAAtaagaagtttaatttttttttttttaacccagtgaGTCATATAGAATGGAAATATCTCAGCATCAGGTCACATGCAAGCTCTGGAAACTTACTTCAGTTTTTCCTCTTCACTCAATGTCTTCCACAGTTCTTCAATTTGTACTGTTGCATCCTCCAGCTTTTCTGTGAGAAACTGAGCACGATGATCTTGAACAAAAAGGGCACTTGCTGACATGGGTTTCTTGATTACTCGATTGCTAATTAAATCATAAGCTGTAAGCTGTCCAGATTTGTTGTCTACCACATTTGATTTTTTGTTACAGGAACCTTCACTGAGATTCTTTTGTTCAGGGCTTGGAGAAGTATTATTACTTAATTTACATGCTGAACTTTCTTGAGGCACTAAAATTTTCACGGGTTCaatgttttctcccattgaatttttaagtgtatttcccTTGCTCCAGTCATCTGCACAGATTTCCAAAGACTTCTCAGGACCTGCTGCTTCCTTATTGTTCCCACTCTCATCTCTATTGCTTTTATTGCCATTTTCTGATTGGGTGTGCTTAACAGAATCTACAGAACAAATTTCACTACATTCCTTCTGAGCATCCTCACATGATAAATTATTCACTGGGATCTCCTGAAATGTATTTCTAGTGTTCTTATCAATGTTAGAATTTTCACTATTAAAATGATCATCATAATGGTCATCAACATGTAGCTGATGACTTAAACAATAATTAGTGTTTTTCCCAGATTTATCATTATGCACATCATTTTGGAAAGGAATGGCTGAAGTATCAACATTTGGATAATTATTTCCAGATGATTCCATCTTATTAAAAAGCACATCTGTTTCTGTTGTATTACTAACAACCATGTCAGCTGAGGAAacatctgttttattattttcatttgtaccAGGTAGTGATCCGTAACAAGTCGTCATCAGATTTTCAAGAGCAATTAAAACAGattcctaaaaatataaattaacaaatgttacagaaaattataaaaataataaataagttagatttaaaatatttaaaaatacataaaaactctCACACATGAAAATGGTTAGAGCTGCATAAgattataaataacataaattttaaaaaattatccaaaattaCCTTATTCTGTAATAATACTTGACTTTTATCTGGTGTTAAATTTACATCCACATCAGCTGTAGGAACAtcaattttcagaaagaaaatgggatACAAACGAGTGGATTCCTTTAGGCACTTCAGATTGTAATAATGTCGGATtagctagaaataaaaataccatgtaTATAAGGATAGTATTGCCATCCTTAAATACAACCAAAAGAAGTATAGTCAGCTGAGAAACTGAGTGGATGTAACTTCTTGTTAGGAAAAGCAGTATCTAAATGGTAATACTCATTTAGAGCCCTTGAACTTGCATGAAATACAAGTATATTCATTAGGAAGTACAAATATTCAATGTAACTGGCCTCATGGTTAAAAGATCACGGTGTCATGGATGTTATCAAAATCCAGGCTTCAAATCCAAACTCTGTTACTTCCTGGCTACAGTGGGCTAAGAAAGTCACTaacatttcagtttcttcactatAAATAAGGATAACAGTTCATCACAGAATTGTTGTGAAGTCCTATGTAAGACACCTAGCacaatgcttaaaaaatattactgtatctctttttcttttccttatattttagagCAAATCCTTAGAAGTGTCCTCATAATAAGCTGACAAATGACAGAGATAGTTTTCATTTCTGATCCaagcaatatttttttcccaaagtagaTTACCTTTAATATGTCTTTTTGATGTATTGGTCGACTGTTTATAAAGATAAAACTCCTTTCTGGGGTTGAAAGACTTGTAAAAGAGTGGTCTGCATCTTGCTTTGGAAGAAATCCACTTAGATAAATCtgcaattataataaataatcacAGAATTAACGTGCATTGTCAACAATGACTGTGGTTCCAGGGGTCTGGCTATATACAAgagatataaaaaaacaaaatggattttcATCTTATGGTCTCAAGAGTTATATACTTGCTGATAACCATGCCTTGAAAATTAACCTTAAATGAAATACTGAAGCATATATTACATTGAtgttctcagtctctctttctacaactctattttaaggaaaaattagcATTCATAAAAGCTTCATGAATGAGCATATGCCTTACTGTCACAGACATACAGCATAAATACTGATCTCTGTTCAACCCTATCTtctttagacttttaaaaatttcttttaacatttaaaaattcttcatattGTGACTTTCTTTTAGCTGTTTGTCCTTTTTAGCCAGCTCTTCATGTAGAGAAGTGACTGGTTTATATCTTTATTCTGAGTGGGCTGTGAAGTCAatctgagttttcatttctcaattaaaaaacgTCTTTTACTCTTTGACACTGATTGCAATACTTTATTTCCATTCTTGTTTAGAGAACCTATCTACAATCAAACcaattatttttatgctttctctattttacaaatgtatgaagaggagacagaaaatgatgAAGGATCCTAGAAAAAAAtaccagagagaagagagagattgaggagaTAGAAGGCAAGGAAAATGCTCCTACTTTTTACCTTTAAAGATAATATAGAGAATTGTTAAGAATACAGGACAGAGCCAGACTGACATgatttaaatcccagctccactaCTAACTACGGGACCTTGGtcaagttatttaaaatacaagCCCTATACTCTCTTATATGGAACAACTAGAAACAGATGTATTTATAttaacctgtttaaaaaaaacccactaatagTAAAATTTCAGCTTAGGTTTAGGAAAGTGAGACTGTCAGTGGAGATGCTATTTTTAGGTAAGCAGAAACCACGAGGCTCTTCACTAACATAGTGAGTAGGCTGCCATCTAAGTCTATGGCTATCCCTACCCTTGGAAGTAAGTGTTTAAGGAGCTGCATTACCAATTTTAGAACACTAAGTGCATTACTGTCACAGTGCCAAACTgtgccaatttaaaaaataaattaataaagctgGATAATCCATTACAAAATACTACTTAATTAACTGTAAAACTTCACAGCATTTATAAATGGTTGTATCATATACCAGGTAACTTGAGACCCTTCTTTAAGTACCTGCTGAGCATCAGAAAGCACCTGTTTAGTCTCTGAAAGACTTACTGGGTTTGtggacttaaaacaaaaaaaccttccccAAATaggtaagaataaaaaataaaatgaagaaaaaactgGTGATAttactaatgttttatttttataccatcTTAGCTGTCCActgaataattattattattaccaaatACTGAGCTTTAAAAATGGCTTAGGATAACCTTAAGAACTAACGAAGTATTATTTAAGttatacaaaaaagtaaaatcaaagagTAGTCTTAAAGTGctccaaaaatgaaaatcatgGTAGTTTATGGAAAAAGAATGACTGTTAGACCAAATCAGTGCaaccaaataaaaaatctgaCTATACAGGACTCTCTGCCTAAGTATTCCTCAAcctagaaagcaaaaaaaaaaaagaaaaagaaaagcaaaacataaatacTTCTCCCCTGATTACTCTTTAACTGTAGACCTCTCCCTCTTTACCCTCATCTCCAACCTCCTATAATCTGGCTACTACTACATCTCCAATGGACACTCAGTCCACTTTTTGACTCTCTGCAGATCTTGACACCATAATTCTTTAATTTGGGAAGCATCACTCTGCTTCAgccttctcttttcatctttctgcttCCCCCCAACACTTCCTCTTAGTCTGGTTTGCTGATTTCTCTCCCTTTGCTTACCGCCTATAAATGATGATGGGCCTGAGTTCTATCATCAGAGCCTTTTTTCTTGGTCTCTACTCTCCAAGTAATATCATTCACATCTATATAGATACACCAACGATACTAAGATAAAGATGTACAGCCTGTATTTCTTTCACCCCcaaatgctttctatttttaactagCTGTCACAAAAATCTTCTCAATCTCACCACATTCAAAACTTGATAAAATACTTCACCCCATTGCTTTCCTGCTGCACAACTGGCTTCTCCTATATTCCCTTAGCATGATAATGAGCCCTGCCACCTATCCAATCTGTCAAACCTATCTCCTTTCCTCTACTCTGATTCTGTTCACGTAACCCTGACTGGTGTCCTAACAGTAGTCTCCTCTTTCAGTAAGCCTCAAGAACACCAAAGAGTTCTATTTCTAAAGTAATAATTTAAGTATTTCTGCTCAGGACACTGGAATAAGTTCATGAAGGaactcccttctccccaccccatcacAACTGCAAATATATAGCAGTGATAGATAAATCAACTTatacaaaaatttcaaaagactGAACCATTTAATAGTAAGACAAATACAAAGATGTTATGGATGCAAACCATAACAGAAAGTgatggctgaaatcaaaagcccTATGTGCTCTAGGATCACAAACCagctgtcagaaaaaaaaaaaattttgtaactatgtgtaGTAATGGatgtaactagacttactgtggtgatcattttgtaacaCATACGTATtttgttgtacacttgaaactaatataatgttatatgtcaactatatctcaacTTAAGAAAGAAACCATTTATGCCAGTTAGAATTTAAATTCTGATGTGGAAACAGGGACAGAAAATACATACAAGGCAAGAGATCAAAATCAGTCTTTCCATATGAAATGGGCTGCTGAGACACCTCCCTTTCGCCCCttcaaaaatgcttaaaaatactgTGACCACGGTTTGTGGAGCTGCTTGCAAGGATTATAGGAAAGAGTGTGGATAACtccaaaatcaaaaataaagctAAGCCAAGTCAGCTAGGAAAAGAGGTCTGTAAAATCTTGGCAGGACGAAAGACATGAACTACCTGGTTTTAAAATGGGGCCTGGAGGTTGGTGGTATCTGCCAAACCACAGGGAGGAAGAAGGTCGAGtgggtaaaaacaaaataacaaaaacaataaacttgCATTCATGATGACTgtgcaaattaaaatttcaaagcatATAAAACAGCAGAGAATGAAAGAACATTCTCCCACGAAAGTAGAAACAGTACAGCAATATGAAAAGAACTTTGAAATTAGTATGTGTACCATACTTTTAAGAGTGAAGAAAAAGCAGGGGTACCATCCAGGTATCaaaagcgtccaacttttgatctcagctcaagtcttttttttttttaatttttaaaaatacttactcatttttgaaagacagagagagatagagcacaagcagcggGGGtgtcaaagagaaagggagacacagaatccgaagcagggtccaggctctgagctgtcagcacagatcccaatgtggggctcgaactcacagacttgagatcatgacctgagccgaagtcggatgctcaaccgactgagccacccaggaaccccacagttataattaagtttaaaagagaagacgaaaatgaataaattctaaaTCCTGGAAATACACAGATTTGGGAATAAAAATCAGACAGCACTGAGGAATTCACCAAGAACTTGGCATGGAATAATGCAGAGATAAAAAATATCCAGAGAAAACAGAtgccaaaaaacaaacatgaaacaaaataaagatttagGAGCTCCCTTAAGCCAACAAAGCCACACTGGGAAACTCCTAATAAATGCTACCACAGCAGCAGTATAGCTGGGATCACCACCCATAATTAAGAGACTGTACAACATGGAGTGGCTGTAGTTAAGAAACGGACCTTCAACATTGTAGGAAGAGATATATAAAGATTCTCTATACCCAAGGTTCCCAATGACCAATGTGTTTGCCATCCCAGTACAGTGAAGGGGCCTTGGTGGCAAGTGTCACAACTTGAAGGTATGTAATGGGATAGAAGTGAGGTGAGGGGGGACAACTATTAGCAGTTGACAAGCAACTTAAGATTGCTTTTGGGCAGGAATGAGAAGAGGCCAAAGAAACTCTGATATAGGACAACCCTCCTTACAAGCCCAGGAAGCATGGAGTGGTGATGGGTGGCTACTGGCAACATAAATATAGCACCTATTTAAATACGCAGTACACAAATAGAACAGGGATTTGGTTAGATGATCACTCACTAGAGACACACTTAAAAGGTTATTATTCTGACAACTCATGGAACTGGAACGATTCAGCAACACATGCTTTCTAAATTACCCTATTCCTCCATGCAAGAATAACCACATGAAGGTGTAGCAAAAGTTTTGATATCCAAGATGGATTACCAGCAGTCCTCACACAATTCTATCTCAAGagaaaattaaggggcgcctgggtggctcagtcagttaagcgtctgactttggctcaggtcatgatctcacggttcatgggttcgagcccggtgtcggactctgtgctgacagctcagagcctggagcttacttcggattctgtgtctcctcctctcactctgcccctcccctgctcatgctctgtctctatctctcaagaataaataaactttaaaaaaaaaaagagagagaattaaaaaaaagagaaaattaaaaaaaacaatgggcAAGCACAGATATGGCAATACATCTCAATACAGATCAGGGGAAAAAATTCTCAATTGCAAAACTAATGGGATAGTTCCAATCACACATGAAATCATAACTGACCAAGGTCTAAATCTGTTTTTCATACTTGAATGTGCACCTGGGaaccttgttaaaatgcatatcCTGATTCAGTATCCTGGGACGAGAGATCCTTTACTTCTAACAAGCATACAAGTAATGCCAATGCTGCTGGTCTTCAGACCAAACTATGGCAGCTAGAATCTCTAGAGCACAATACCAAAGACCTGGAGTCTGGATCTCCTGTCATAAGCTTCCTGGGTTACCAGTGTCAACAACAAAGTCCCACGAAGCCACGAGGAACACAGGGGAATTTACTAGCCCAAGGCAGTACCTTTACTATCCCAAGTCAGCCACCATAACCAGACTAAGGTGGCACTAGGTTATATTGAAACCACTGAACAACTATTAAGGGAGCTCTGAAAAACAGGACACATGTCAGATCATGGCCATGCTCCAGGTACTATAGCTGGCTGGTAAGGATGGCCTGAATTGTTCCTCAGGCAGAGAACATTAACTGAGTATAAACTCCCACCTAAGgctaataaaatgataataattaagaACTCAATACtgcaagaaaaatagaagaactaGTAGTAGAAAAGAGATTTcaacaaattatgaaaaaagaagaagagaacagagaaaccaACTGCCCAGCACAACAGAGAGCCTTCAGGTTTAAGGTCAACAGAccagcaaaaacaaacagattCTATTTTATAGACTCTtctgtaaagaaattaaataagaataattataGACTCTTCTATAAAGACACTGAATAAGGACAACTGATCTAATTTTGtgctagaaaggaaaaaaaagagagaaaaagaagaagaaagggaatggagggggcagggaagggaaagaaatgaaatgaatttccTGAGAACTAGAACAGTGAGTATGAGTGCAGTGGGCTAAGCCCCCACCCCATGATGGTATTTGTGACTCCCCCAGAGTCTGGGAACAGGAACAGGATCTTGATTAATTAATAGTCAAGTAAAGCCTAATAGTCAATAAGTCTAGCCACAAACACTGAGTTCCCAATTAGATTTCTTATTCACACAAAAAGATGGCTTGGAGGTAAAAGacctgaaaagcaaaacaaaattgacCTCCTAAGCAATAGATAGTTTaagaaacaactttaaaatagaaacaaaacttaGCATCTCTAAAGATTCACAATTTTGTATCCACAAAACAGTAAGAAGTTGTGAAAAAAcggtaaatttaaaaatgctcttGGAAATTAAACATAAAGGTTTCAAAATATTCAGAAGGGGCAAGAGAGGGTCAGACATCTccaaaaacttacagaaaaaagatgaaaacctgagaaaaatagtaagagaaaaataagaggaagTCCTAAATCAATAATAAGGAgtttaattaaaagacaaaaattatcgaggtgcctgggtggctcagtcggttcagcgcctgacttcaggtcaggtcacgatctcacagcttgtggtttgagccccgtgtcaggctctgtgctgagagctcagagcctggagcctgcttcggattctgtgtctccctctctctctctgcccctcccccactcatgctctgtctctcaaaaaaaagagaaaaattatcaaaGTTATGACAGCTAGAAGTATATAACCCAGAGCTGAAAAAGATATATGAGTATTCAGACTCAAGAAGTCTCAAACCAAGTGTTCAGCATAAAAAGCAAATGAGTAATAAAAGACACATCTATAGACATGCTTAAAAAACTGAACACAAAGATCCTAAAAAacgttcagaaaaaaaaaatacagatcagCTAGAAAGAAAGAATTGGAATGCATACATCTTCCCATCAGCCACAGTGAATGGTCAAAGACATTAAATGCCTTTAAACTTATTTtctctgctagaactgatacatgaatttagcaaagttgcaggatacaaaatcaatgtacagaaatcagttgcattcttatacactaataatgaagcaacagaaagacaaataaagaaactgatcccggggcgcctgagtggctcagtcggttaagtgtccgacttcagctcaggtcacgatctcccggtccgt
The sequence above is drawn from the Neofelis nebulosa isolate mNeoNeb1 chromosome 2, mNeoNeb1.pri, whole genome shotgun sequence genome and encodes:
- the PMS1 gene encoding PMS1 protein homolog 1 isoform X5; the encoded protein is MKQLPAATVRLLSSSQIITSVVSVVKELIENSLDAGATSIDVKLENYGFDKIEVRDNGEGIKATDAPVMAMKYYTSKINSHEDLENLTTYGFRGEALGSICCVAEVLITTRTASDNFSTQYVLDGSGHIISQKPSHLGQGTTVTALRLFKNLPVRKQFYSTAKKCKDEIKKIQDLLISYGILKPDLRIVFIHNKIYLSGFLPKQDADHSFTSLSTPERSFIFINSRPIHQKDILKLIRHYYNLKCLKESTRLYPIFFLKIDVPTADVDVNLTPDKSQVLLQNKESVLIALENLMTTCYGSLPGTNENNKTDVSSADMVVSNTTETDVLFNKMESSGNNYPNVDTSAIPFQNDVHNDKSGKNTNYCLSHQLHVDDHYDDHFNSENSNIDKNTRNTFQEIPVNNLSCEDAQKECSEICSVDSVKHTQSENGNKSNRDESGNNKEAAGPEKSLEICADDWSKGNTLKNSMGENIEPVKILVPQESSACKLSNNTSPSPEQKNLSEGSCNKKSNVVDNKSGQLTAYDLISNRVIKKPMSASALFVQDHRAQFLTEKLEDATVQIEELWKTLSEEEKLNLFNGSHYLEILCKMTTDDQRHSGSTYLSDPRLTANGFKIKLIPGVSIAEDYLEIEEMANCLPFYGVMDLKEILNAILNKNAKEVYECRPRKVISYLEGEAVRLSRQLPMYLSKEDIQDIMYRMKHEFRNEIKGCVHGRPFFHHLIHIPEAT